The nucleotide window GGGCACACGCACTGGGGTGGTGAAGAAATTTTTGTGCTCGAAGGCACCTTTCACGATGAATACGGCAGCTACCCCGCAGGCAGTTGGTTACGCAGCCCTCACATGAGTAGCCACAATCCTTTCAGCAAAGACGATGGCGCGCTGATTTATGTCAAAACCGGCCACCTGCCTTCGTAGCATGAAGTCCGTTCACAGCGCCTCTATCGCTCTTTTTCTTTACCTGCTTGCACCCAGCCTTGTAGCGGAAGTGCCTGAACAAAAAGTGATTAACTTACCCGGCGGCACTTTTGCCATGGGCTGCTCTGCCAACGACAGCGGCTGTGACCCGGATGAAGGATCAAAGGGAGGTGTGCTGGTGTCGGTAGGCCCTTTTGCCATTGATCGCCACGAAACCTCTGTTGCGGAGTACAGAACCTGTGTAGAAAGTGGCCACTGTGCATCAACGTTTGATTTTGTGCGCAATAAATACTGCACTTATGACGGCCCTGGGCGCGATCAGTACCCGTTGAATTGTGTGAATTGGTTTCAGGCTCAGGCCTATTGCCAGTGGCGTGGCGGCCGATTACCACTGGAAGCGGAATGGGAATACGCCGCCCGGGCAGGCAGTTCGGCGCGCAACGTATGGGGCGATAGCGACGCAACCTGTGAACAAGTGATTATGGACGACGGCGTCACCCGAGCAAACGCCGGTGAAGAAACCGATGGTTGCGGCCGCGACCTGTTATGGCCCCGGGGCAGTCGCGAGCCTAACGATTTTGGCTTATACGATATGCAAGGCAGCGTTGCCGAATGGGTGGCCAATCGTTACACCCCCAACTCCCATCAAGAGTACTATGCAAACGGTCAACTCAGCGGGCCTAACAGCGGCCGCCTCAAAGTGATTCGCGGCGGTGCTTGGGATGAATCCGCCCGCCGCCAGACCCTCTCCAGTCGCTGGGCAAAAGTGCCCACGGGCCACCGCAGCATCTACGGTTCCAACGGCTTTCGCTGTGCTTATGACCTGAAATAGCCATCTGTATTTCAGCAAAATAATGGCAATGAATCATTGGTCAAAACTTATACCAGTGCGGTGTAGACACCACTAACAAGTGCCACTATTCTTCAACACTATCAACAACATGGAATGACTGGATGCGCCTTACCAAAGTCTCTGTTGCCAACCTACAGCCGGGCATGTTTATTGCCGAGCTGGATCGCCCTTGGCTGGAGACACCGTTTGCCCTGCAGGGCTTTGTGGTTCGCGACCAGGACGAAGTACATTACATATCCCAATACGTGGATTATGTGTACGTAGACATCGATTATTCCGGCACCAAGGTATTCCTGCCGTTTACCCAACCCAGCCAAAAGGCCAAGCCTGAAGATCCCAGGTTACGCATTAAAGCGGATTTTCATCAGGCCAAACTGTCTTTTGAGAGTGCCAGCCAGTCTTTGGACCGGGTTTTCGACTCCTTATCAAAAGGCCGTCACACCGACATCAAGGTGGTCAAAAACGCGGTTAACCCGCTAATTGACGGGGTATTTCGCAACAAAGAGGCAGTGGCCGCGCTGGTGCGCTTAAAAGAAGCCAGTGACTACCGCTATAACCACGGTATTTCCATGGCCGTATGGGCGGCCATCCTCGGTCGCCACCTGGGGTTGCAGCGCAGCGAGCTGGAAAAACTCGTGGTGGGCTGTGCCATGTGTGATGTGGGCATGACCAAACTGTCTGGCGATTACCTGGAAAAGCCAGACCCACTGTCTGAAGAACAGCGACGCTCACTCAAGGAACACCCCATCGTCGGCTCCAAAATGGTGGCGGCCTCCGGTGATGGCGATATGGAAATCCTCGCCATTATTGAGAATCACCACGAACGCTACGATGGCTCTGGGTACCCACGGGGCGTGGATGGTGCGGCCATCCCTCTGCTTGCGCGTATTGCTGGTCTGGTAGACACCTACGACGCCATGATTACACCACGCCCTTACGCGCCATCGCGCAGCTCTTACGAAGCCGTGCAAGAGCTGCTGGACCTGAAAGGCCAAACCTTTCAGGAGTCTCTGGTGGAGCAATTTGTTCAGGCCATTGGTTTATTCCCTACCGGTTCACTGGTGGAACTGAACAGTGGCGAAGTCGCCATTGTCGTCAAGCAAAACGAGACTCGTCGCCTCAAACCGGAAGTGGTGTTGGTGCTGGATAGCGGCAAAAACCGCCGTCATCAGGTAGAGCTTGTTGATCTGGCCGCTTCCGGGTTAGTGGGGTCTGATGCTCGCTGGATCATCCGTGAGCTACAGCCAGGCAGCTTTGGTGTGAACAGTGAAGAATATTTCATTTAGGGCAAGTGTCTGATGGCCAGTTATCTCGGCTTGGTGGATCTCGCGGATTACGAGCATCTGGTAGATAGCCTGGGCTCTGAAAGTGCCAAATACCTGCGCCAGGACTTTTTCAATCGGCTTCAGGATTGGCCCCGCCCTGACGACAAAATCCGTATTCTTAAAAACCAGCGCTTTTTGGTGATCTTTCGTGGTATGGATAGCCCTGCTGCCCTGGAGCTGGCCACGGCAAAACTGGCGCGCTTGTTTGAGGAGCCCTGCGACTTGCTGGGTGACCCAGTGGCTATCCCAGTGCACGCAGGATTTACCCGGCTCCAGAGCGATACCCAAACAGCCATTCAAGAAGCACGGGCGGCCCTGCGTACCGCAAAACGCAGCGGCGAGCTGTACCAGGTTTACAGCCCTGAACAGCAAGGCAAGTTAAAAGATGAACTGCAACTGGTCAGCAATCTGGAAGCCGCAGTCGAGCTGGGCGAATTTCAGTTGCACTACCAACCCAAAGTGCACGCACGCCATAACAGCCTGGTTGGTGCAGAAGCACTGATACGCTGGCACACCAAAAAACGTGAAGTAGTGCTGCCCAGTGAATTTATCCACATTGCCGAAAAGCACACGGTGATTCGCCCAATGACCTGGTGGGTGATCAAATCCGCTGTAGCCACATTGTCTCGGTGGTCACCAGAACTCAGTATTTCAGTGAATGTCACGCCCTCACTGCTGCTGGACGACGAAATTTTTATCGTGGTGCGGGATGCCCTGGATATCTTTTCTGTCGAGCCACAAAGGCTGATTCTGGAAGTCACTGAAAACATTATGGTGGACAATCAAGCAATGATGTTGTCACAACTGGCCAAACTGCGCAAAACCGGAGTCAAAATATCCATCGACGATTTTGGTACTGGCTACAGTTCTCTGGCCTATTTTCGCGATTTACCGACGGACGAATTGAAGATCGACAAAAGTTTTGTGATGAGAATGCTTGGCTCACCCAAAGACCAATCCATTGTTAAAACAGTGATCGACCTGGCTCACAACTTCTCCCTGAAAGTCGTCGCCGAAGGCGTGGAAAACAAAGCCATTGCCGTGCGCCTCAAAGAGATGGGCTGCGATATCCTGCAAGGTTACTACTACGATCGCCCGCTGCCATTGGACGATTTCGATCAGCGCTACCGCCCCGGCCAATAACGGCCTTTATAATTTCGCACCACAAAATTTACAGTGCACCGCATCCCGGTCGTGCCCACTTTTGTCGCAATTTCGGCAGGCTCGGCCAATACGCTCACGTTGAATCTCCGTAGCCAATTCGGCGGTGAGTATGCCTGTGGGAATGGCAATAATGGAGTAGCCAGTCAGCATCGCCATGCTGGCGATGATTTTTCCGAACGCAGTGATCGGCACAATATCCCCATAGCCCACCGTGGTAATCGTAACAATCGTCCAGTAAATGCTTTTGGGAATGCTGGTAAAACCATTTTCTGGCCCTTCCACCAAAAACATCAACGTGCCGAATACCGTACAAGCCACCAGTACCGCACTGAAGAAAATAAAAATTTTACGCCGAGACTGATACACCGAGCGCAACAATACGTTTGCTTCGCTGGTGTAGCGCAGTAGTTTTAATACCCGGAATATGCGCAACACCCGCAATAGGCGAATCACCAAAATGTAATTGGCGCCATCGAAAAACAGCCCCAAGTAAGTGGGCACAATGGAAAGCAAATCCACCAGCCCGTAAAAGCTGAATATGTATTTTAATGGCTTCGGCGAGCAGTAGATACGGACCAGATATTCGAAGGTAAACACTGCGGTAAAGCACCACTCAATGGTGCGCAGCTCATTGCCGTAACGCTCACCTACCGCGGTGACGGTATCCAGCATCACCGCCACCACACTGATGCTGATCAACCAGATCAATACCAGGTCGAAGCGTCGCCCGGCCGGGGTGTCCGTGCCAAAAATAATCGTATTCAACCGCTGGCGCAGCGTAGTATCAGGCATGTTTTTTATTCCAAGCGTCATTTTTCTCGAAAGCCCGTAAAACGATTGTAGCACCGTGAGGGTTGAGGTTGGATGGGATACAATCGTGGCATCTACTTCAAGGACATCACCATGAGCAAAAACAGCCGCCTGGTTTATTCCACCGACCAGGGACGAATCAAGCCCCCGCAAGAAGATGTTGCCGATAGACCCAGTGGTGACGGCGTTGTCCGCCTCAGCAGAGAGACCAAAGGCCGCAAGGGTAAAGGGGTCACGCTGGTTACCGGACTCAACCTGCCTGAGCCACAAATGAAACAACTGGCCAAACGTTTAAAGCAGTTGTGCGGTGCTGGTGGCGCTCTGAAAAATGGTGTTATCGAACTTCAAACGGATAACCGGGAAAAAATAAAAGCCGAACTGGAAAAACAAGGCCACAACGTCAAAATCGCTGGAGGTTAGTTCCTATGAAACGCACATTACTATTGTTGGCATTACTCAGCCCGCTTACTGCCCAAGCGCAGCAAGGCGATTTTTCCGACCTTGTGTCTTTGTACAAACATTTTCACCAAAACCCTGAGTTGTCGTTCCACGAACAGGAAAGCGCGGCACTGATCACCTCACAACTGAAACAACTGGGTTTTGAGGTTACCAATGACGTCGGTGGCCATGGCTTGGTAGCTGTACTGCGCAACGGTGATGGCCCAACGGTGATGGTGCGCGCCGATATGGACGCCCTGCCGGTACAAGAGCAAACCGGAAAACCCTACGCCAGTACCAAAACCGTGGTGGACGAAAATGGTAAAACCGTACACGTGATGCACGCCTGCGGCCACGACGTACATATGACTGTACTGGTGGGTACTGCTCGCCAATTGGTTGCCAAAAAAGACGACTGGAGCGGCACGCTGGTGATGATTGGCCAACCCGCTGAAGAGCGCGGAGCCGGTGCCCGCAGCATGCTGGAAGACGGCTTATTCAAACGTTTCCCCCTCCCCGACTACAATTTAATGATGCACACCAGCGCCTCGCTGCCTGCAGGTACCATCGGTTACACACCGGAGTACGCGATGGCCAACGCGCAAACCGCAACGATTCGGGTAAAAGGTATCGGTGGCCATGGCGCCATCCCCCATAAGACCAAAGACCCTGTGGTACTCACCGCACAGATTATTACGGCGCTGCAGACCATTGTTTCTCGAGAAATATCACCCATTGATCCAGGGGTGATCTCAGTGGGCTCCGTGCACGGAGGCACCAAAGGCAATATCATCCCCGACTATGTGGATCTACAGATCACCATTCGTTCCTACCGGGATGACGTTCACAAGAAAATTACCGATGCCATCAGTCGCATTACCATCGGCCAGGCAAAAAGCTACGGCCTGCCCGATGAGCTGATGCCCGAAATCAGTTTTCGAAAAAACTACACCCCAGCGGTTTACAACCACCCGACACTGACCAAGCGTCTGTTGCCAACATTAACTGCGGCGCTTGGGGCTGATAATGTTCTTGAAGTGCCCCCCATTATGGCCGCCGAAGACTTTGCCCGTTACGGTCGTACAGCCCACAAAATCCCCAGCCATATGTTCTGGCTCGGATCGGTAAACCCAGCCAAATACGCCCAATCACAAACTGAAGGCTCGGAATTGCCATCATTGCATTCGCCATTCTTTGCTCCCGAGCCAGAACCTACCCTCAAAACCGGTGTTCGCGGCATGACCGCTCTGGTGATGGAACTCATGGAACAAAAGTAGGACGAGCACGTGAAAACAGCCCCTTACGGCTCCTGGAAATCACCCATTACTCCGGAGTTGATTACCAAGGCAGCGCCCGGTTTGGATCTACCGCAGGTCGACGGTGACAACCTCTACTGGCTGGAATCCCGCCCCTGGGAAAACGGCCGCAATGTAGTGATGAGGCGCAACAGTGATGGCACCATCAGCGATGCATTGCCTGCGCCCCTGGGAGCTCGCAGCAAAGTACACGAATACGGTGGCGCTCCTTACTGGGTCGCTAACAACGTGCTGTACTTTTGTTTGGATGCGGATCAACGCATCTATCGACTGACTTTGGACAACCCAGGCTCACTACCGGAGCCGTTAACACCAGAACCCGCATCGGGGGACCATTCGTTACGCTACGCGGACTTCTGCATAGATACGGTTAACCAACAGCTGATCTGCGTGTGCGAAACCCATCAACCCGGCCAACATGAACCTCACAATGCCCTGGTCAGCGTTCGTCTGGATGGCAGCCAGCAAATTCATACCTTGGCCAGTGGCGCTGACTTTTACAGCAACCCACGCATCAGCCCAGACGGCCAACAGATCAGCTGGTTGTGCTGGCACCACCCACAAATGCCCTGGGATGGCACTGAGCTGTGGCTGGCGGATTACAGAAATGGCAAACCACAAAAACCGCAGCTGGTGGCTGGCGGGCCCAACGAGTCTGTATTCCAACCCCAGTGGTCGCCACAGGGCGAGCTGCTTTTTGTGTCTGACCGCAGCAATTGGTGGAATATCTACCGGCTCGAAGCGGACGGCAGCGCGACAGCGGTTTGCTCAAAAGACATGGAGTTCGCCACGCCTCAATGGGTGTTTGGCATGTCCACTTACGGTTTTTTAAACGCCGACACCCTTGTTTGTTGTTACACCAAAAACAGCCAATGGCACCTGGCAACCATCGATGTGCACAGCGGCTGCTTAACCGACTACGGCAACTCATACACTGACCTTTCAGCGTTACACGCCAATGGCGGTAACGCCTACATGATTGCCGGTTCGCCCTACAATGGCCCACAACTGGTTGAATTTAGTAACGGCCAGATAACCGCGCTCTACGGTGATGATTCGCTGCCATTTGATCGAGGTTACCTCTCTACACCGGAAGCCATCAGCTACCCAAGCACCGAAGGTGCCACGGCACAGGCGATTTACTACCCACCCACCAATTTGGATTACCAAGCCATCGAAGGGGAGCTGCCACCGTTGATGGTGATGTGCCATGGCGGCCCCACCGCATCTGCTAACACCGCACTCAACCTGAAAGCGCAATTTTGGGCCAGCCGGGGATTTGCGGTTGTGGACGTCAACTATCGCGGCAGCACCGGCTTTGGCCGCCACTATCGAGATGCTTTAAAGGGCAACTGGGGCCTACGGGATGTAGACGATGTAGTGGCTGGCGCCAATTACCTGGCCTCCCAACAACTGGCTGACCCGCAGCGCATGGCAATTCGCGGCGGCAGTGCCGGAGGCTATACCGTGTTGGCCGCGCTGACCTTTCACAACACTTTTAAAGCCGGTGCCAGCCTTTACGGCATCGGCGACCTGGAAATGCTGGCAAGGGACACTCACAAGTTTGAAGCCCGTTATATGGACAGCCTGGTTGGCCCCTACCCGGAAACCAAACAGGTTTACCAGGCTCGCTCCCCCATCAACCATATCGAACAATTAAACAGCCCAGTGATATTTCTCCAGGGACTGGACGATAAAGTAGTGCCACCCAACCAGGCGGAAGCGATGATCGCGGCCCTCAACCACAAAAAAGTCGCCAACGCTTACGTACCCTTTATGGGCGAAGGTCACGGCTTCCGCAAAGCGGAAAATATTATTCGCGCCTACCAGGCAGAATTGTATTTTTACGCGCGTATTTTTGGCTTCCAACTGGCAGAGCCAGTAGAGCCCATTCATATCAGCAACTTGGAACACTGAATGGGCCGCTACAGACCACCGTCACCCAAAAGCTCCCCTTACATCACCGCCGCCGGTGCCGCACGACTGGAGGCAGAACTTAAACAGCTTTGGAAAGTAGAGCGCCCACAAGTCACTGCGGCAGTTCAGGAAGCCGCTAAAAACGGTGACCGCTCTGAAAACGGCGATTACATCTACGGCAAAAAACGCCTGCGAGAAATCGACCGTCGGGTGCGCTACCTGAGCAAACGCCTGGAAAATTTGACCGTGGTAGACCGCGCGCCCAGCAATCAGGAAAAAGTATTTTTCGGCGCCTGGGTCACTGTAGAAAACGATGCTGGCGAAGAACACCGCTATCGCATTGTAGGCGCCGATGAACTGGACCCATCGCAAAACTACATCAGCGTGGACTCGCCTATGGCCAAAGCACTACTGGGCAAGCAACTGGATGACGAAGCGACGGTGGTTACGCCGACAGGCCGGGAGGAATTAGTGATTGTGGATATCGAGTATCAACCATAGTAGTGGCCAACAATTGCACGCCCTAAAGTCAGGCGTATTCATCGATGCGCGATCGATTATGGAGAGTAAGAAATGCTGAAGCAAAACGTATATGGAAACCTTGTGCGATGGCAAAAAAATCTAGAAGGAAAAGCTTGTAAATTCAACCTGATCTGACAAGAACCTTCTGAAAAATCGGTAACTGTCAGATCAAGTCTGAATTACTACAAACTATGAATTCACCTCTCTTCTCGTAGTGTTTAGTTGTCAAAGTTTTTAGCTACTGAATCATGAAAGTCTTTTTCGGACATCTTAGTTTTGCGAACATCTTCCTGCCCAACAGGATAGCCAAACCTAAATTTAGTTTTTCCAATGAAGGGGTTAGGACGCTTGGGCATTTTTTTGTAATAGCGCCTTCCAGATATTACCAAGTTATCTTGATACTCTAAGACAATATCATAAAGCTGATTGTTATCAGAATCGGTCAACACTAACTGGATCAGGCTATCCTCATAGACAGTTTTAGTTTCAAGTATCCCGTCGAAGTCATCGTCGCTTCTCGCACTCTTTAAATAATGATTTAGATCATAAAACGAACTCTGGTCAACCTTTCCATCGAAATTTCGATCCATAAGTTCATAATAGCCACTTTTTGTATATTCATAGGATATATCAGAAACTCCGTCTCCATTTAAGTCTATAAAATTCTCCTCCACATCTTCAGCAGATATGGAGAAGCTTACAATCGCTAAATAAGAAACTACAATTTTAGAAAAAATCACATCGCCCTCTCTTTGTCCGTTACCACCAGTATCGCCTAAGGTAGACTTTTTTCTTAGGCTTTTCTTTGTAGCTCTCTGAGCCGCGCCTCAGTCTTCAGTTTTTTTCTGCGAAATCTTTTCTATTACTACTTAAGTTAAGCGTAACTGCTGCGAATTTCTGTTGCATCTTTCCAAGACTGATATACAGTGACCTCATAATGGGCTGCCATATATCAGAAAAAGCCTATCGTCTTTCTTTGGGTCACTCGTAGTGAAGCCTAGGCTTCTTGGCAAAATTCAGACCACATAACGCCGAGCCATGAATTGTCATTCTTTTAATTCACTAAGCACTTCAGCCGCCTCCTCAACACCTGCCTCAGCAGCTTTTTGAATGTATTTCAATCCAAGAATATGGTCTTTTTTAACCCCATTAGACCCATAGAAAAGATCAAGCCCATAACTTAATTGAGCCTTCGAATGCCCGTTGATTGCAGCAGCTTTAAACAGCATGGCAGCCTTCAATTTATCCTGTTCAACTAAATCTCCTCCATCATAATAAACGCCAAGCGCATATTGCGCTGGTGGATATTCAAATCCAGCCGCTTTGGTTAAAAGCCTAACACTTCTTTTTTCAAATTCTTCAATGCTCTCGCCATTCGATAAACCAAACATTGAAAATAAATATAACGCTTCAGGGTTCTCATCATTAATCAGTGGTTGAAGGATTTTGTAGGCAAGGCTGCAATCGCCTTGCTCAATTTCTTTTTTCGCGTCATCTAAAATTTGTCGAGTTTGTATCTTATCCATGGGGTATGATTGGATCTCCTGTTGGGCAGTTGAATCGGCTTTCACTGAATCAAAAGGAGGAATACTCTATATATCACTGACAGCTGTTATAACTCCTTTGTATTTTTATACAAAGAAGAAATACTAATAGATTCGCCGTTTTCTAATATTCATTTAGTAGTAATTTTTTAGATTTTCCATCATCTCGCTCAAAAAATTTTGTAAATCCAATATTAGGTAAGCAACCCGAACTAAAACCAGACCAACTGGAATATTGCAGCTATTCATCGGCTATTAGCTGACTTACCATTGATTCATGGTTATTCAAAAAGCGTTTAGTTACTATGTAGTGTTCAGTATCTTCATAGCTAATTTCATTCATTTCACCGTTATCAAGTGAAATAATTTTCGAATCTGGATAAGCCATTAATATTGGGGAATGGGTTGCGACTATGAACTGTGAGCCATCAGCAATAAGCTGGTGCATCCTTGAAATCATTGCCATTTGACGCGTAGGTGATAATGCTGCTTCTGGCTCATCCAATATATATAGCCCTTGACCACTAAAACGATTCATCATTAGCGCGAAGAAAGATTCACCATGTGACTGCTCATGCAAAGAAACACCACCATATGAATTAATAATTGGTGGGCCGCCGGGACCTTCATCTAATTTTTCTATTTCTGTCGCTACATTGTAGAAACTTTCTGCCCGTAAAAAGAAACCGTCTTTTGGTCGTTCGAAGGGCCGTGATAATCGAAGGTACTTCCATAGCGGCGAGTGTGAAATTCTAGTTGAAAAAGAAAAGTTCTTTGTCCCACCTTCTGCATTAAAACCCCAGGCAACAGCTAATGCTTCAA belongs to bacterium SCSIO 12696 and includes:
- a CDS encoding formylglycine-generating enzyme family protein translates to MKSVHSASIALFLYLLAPSLVAEVPEQKVINLPGGTFAMGCSANDSGCDPDEGSKGGVLVSVGPFAIDRHETSVAEYRTCVESGHCASTFDFVRNKYCTYDGPGRDQYPLNCVNWFQAQAYCQWRGGRLPLEAEWEYAARAGSSARNVWGDSDATCEQVIMDDGVTRANAGEETDGCGRDLLWPRGSREPNDFGLYDMQGSVAEWVANRYTPNSHQEYYANGQLSGPNSGRLKVIRGGAWDESARRQTLSSRWAKVPTGHRSIYGSNGFRCAYDLK
- a CDS encoding HD-GYP domain-containing protein; protein product: MRLTKVSVANLQPGMFIAELDRPWLETPFALQGFVVRDQDEVHYISQYVDYVYVDIDYSGTKVFLPFTQPSQKAKPEDPRLRIKADFHQAKLSFESASQSLDRVFDSLSKGRHTDIKVVKNAVNPLIDGVFRNKEAVAALVRLKEASDYRYNHGISMAVWAAILGRHLGLQRSELEKLVVGCAMCDVGMTKLSGDYLEKPDPLSEEQRRSLKEHPIVGSKMVAASGDGDMEILAIIENHHERYDGSGYPRGVDGAAIPLLARIAGLVDTYDAMITPRPYAPSRSSYEAVQELLDLKGQTFQESLVEQFVQAIGLFPTGSLVELNSGEVAIVVKQNETRRLKPEVVLVLDSGKNRRHQVELVDLAASGLVGSDARWIIRELQPGSFGVNSEEYFI
- a CDS encoding GGDEF domain-containing protein: MASYLGLVDLADYEHLVDSLGSESAKYLRQDFFNRLQDWPRPDDKIRILKNQRFLVIFRGMDSPAALELATAKLARLFEEPCDLLGDPVAIPVHAGFTRLQSDTQTAIQEARAALRTAKRSGELYQVYSPEQQGKLKDELQLVSNLEAAVELGEFQLHYQPKVHARHNSLVGAEALIRWHTKKREVVLPSEFIHIAEKHTVIRPMTWWVIKSAVATLSRWSPELSISVNVTPSLLLDDEIFIVVRDALDIFSVEPQRLILEVTENIMVDNQAMMLSQLAKLRKTGVKISIDDFGTGYSSLAYFRDLPTDELKIDKSFVMRMLGSPKDQSIVKTVIDLAHNFSLKVVAEGVENKAIAVRLKEMGCDILQGYYYDRPLPLDDFDQRYRPGQ
- a CDS encoding ion transporter — protein: MPDTTLRQRLNTIIFGTDTPAGRRFDLVLIWLISISVVAVMLDTVTAVGERYGNELRTIEWCFTAVFTFEYLVRIYCSPKPLKYIFSFYGLVDLLSIVPTYLGLFFDGANYILVIRLLRVLRIFRVLKLLRYTSEANVLLRSVYQSRRKIFIFFSAVLVACTVFGTLMFLVEGPENGFTSIPKSIYWTIVTITTVGYGDIVPITAFGKIIASMAMLTGYSIIAIPTGILTAELATEIQRERIGRACRNCDKSGHDRDAVHCKFCGAKL
- the yciH gene encoding stress response translation initiation inhibitor YciH translates to MSKNSRLVYSTDQGRIKPPQEDVADRPSGDGVVRLSRETKGRKGKGVTLVTGLNLPEPQMKQLAKRLKQLCGAGGALKNGVIELQTDNREKIKAELEKQGHNVKIAGG
- a CDS encoding amidohydrolase, encoding MKRTLLLLALLSPLTAQAQQGDFSDLVSLYKHFHQNPELSFHEQESAALITSQLKQLGFEVTNDVGGHGLVAVLRNGDGPTVMVRADMDALPVQEQTGKPYASTKTVVDENGKTVHVMHACGHDVHMTVLVGTARQLVAKKDDWSGTLVMIGQPAEERGAGARSMLEDGLFKRFPLPDYNLMMHTSASLPAGTIGYTPEYAMANAQTATIRVKGIGGHGAIPHKTKDPVVLTAQIITALQTIVSREISPIDPGVISVGSVHGGTKGNIIPDYVDLQITIRSYRDDVHKKITDAISRITIGQAKSYGLPDELMPEISFRKNYTPAVYNHPTLTKRLLPTLTAALGADNVLEVPPIMAAEDFARYGRTAHKIPSHMFWLGSVNPAKYAQSQTEGSELPSLHSPFFAPEPEPTLKTGVRGMTALVMELMEQK
- a CDS encoding S9 family peptidase, whose amino-acid sequence is MKTAPYGSWKSPITPELITKAAPGLDLPQVDGDNLYWLESRPWENGRNVVMRRNSDGTISDALPAPLGARSKVHEYGGAPYWVANNVLYFCLDADQRIYRLTLDNPGSLPEPLTPEPASGDHSLRYADFCIDTVNQQLICVCETHQPGQHEPHNALVSVRLDGSQQIHTLASGADFYSNPRISPDGQQISWLCWHHPQMPWDGTELWLADYRNGKPQKPQLVAGGPNESVFQPQWSPQGELLFVSDRSNWWNIYRLEADGSATAVCSKDMEFATPQWVFGMSTYGFLNADTLVCCYTKNSQWHLATIDVHSGCLTDYGNSYTDLSALHANGGNAYMIAGSPYNGPQLVEFSNGQITALYGDDSLPFDRGYLSTPEAISYPSTEGATAQAIYYPPTNLDYQAIEGELPPLMVMCHGGPTASANTALNLKAQFWASRGFAVVDVNYRGSTGFGRHYRDALKGNWGLRDVDDVVAGANYLASQQLADPQRMAIRGGSAGGYTVLAALTFHNTFKAGASLYGIGDLEMLARDTHKFEARYMDSLVGPYPETKQVYQARSPINHIEQLNSPVIFLQGLDDKVVPPNQAEAMIAALNHKKVANAYVPFMGEGHGFRKAENIIRAYQAELYFYARIFGFQLAEPVEPIHISNLEH
- the greB gene encoding transcription elongation factor GreB, encoding MGRYRPPSPKSSPYITAAGAARLEAELKQLWKVERPQVTAAVQEAAKNGDRSENGDYIYGKKRLREIDRRVRYLSKRLENLTVVDRAPSNQEKVFFGAWVTVENDAGEEHRYRIVGADELDPSQNYISVDSPMAKALLGKQLDDEATVVTPTGREELVIVDIEYQP
- a CDS encoding sel1 repeat family protein, with translation MDKIQTRQILDDAKKEIEQGDCSLAYKILQPLINDENPEALYLFSMFGLSNGESIEEFEKRSVRLLTKAAGFEYPPAQYALGVYYDGGDLVEQDKLKAAMLFKAAAINGHSKAQLSYGLDLFYGSNGVKKDHILGLKYIQKAAEAGVEEAAEVLSELKE
- a CDS encoding AAA family ATPase, whose protein sequence is MQHFENMVFHPHITFFVGENGTGKSTFLEALAVAWGFNAEGGTKNFSFSTRISHSPLWKYLRLSRPFERPKDGFFLRAESFYNVATEIEKLDEGPGGPPIINSYGGVSLHEQSHGESFFALMMNRFSGQGLYILDEPEAALSPTRQMAMISRMHQLIADGSQFIVATHSPILMAYPDSKIISLDNGEMNEISYEDTEHYIVTKRFLNNHESMVSQLIADE